The window GGTTTCCCCGAATTTGAGCAGTTCTGCACCCCGGGTTTCCCCGGGGGCACTCAACGTCGTTCAAGTCCGGTGCGTCTACCAGTTTCGCCACGCCCGCGCAGCCCATCTATACGATGCAAACACTTGGCCGCAAAGGGATCAGCCCGAATTTCGCACACGGATTAATCAGCTGAGGCCTGCGAATGTCAGGCAAGCTCCCCGCACCGGGAAAAGTCCGCGCCAGACACAACCGCGCCGGCCTGATCACTCAGGCCGGCGTGGAAGCTCGCGAATCTGAGCGGCGCCGGTTATTCCTTCTTGTCGATGTTCCAGAACACCGGGGTGGCGGC is drawn from Nitrobacteraceae bacterium AZCC 2146 and contains these coding sequences:
- a CDS encoding hypothetical protein (product_source=Hypo-rule applied), translated to MSGKLPAPGKVRARHNRAGLITQAGVEARESERRRLFLLVDVPEHRGGGAANDTSQ